The following proteins are co-located in the Streptococcus downei MFe28 genome:
- the rmuC gene encoding DNA recombination protein RmuC, giving the protein MSLILMLIGLASLGLSFYLVIRVADLQSQLRKALDDNADNLSEQVSYQLDLAKKDQILALNQELGQQKTETYQQLADIRDVLHKNLSDNRDRSDQRLELMNQTLTKAVKEMQESNEKRLDQMRQTVEEKLEQTLQTRLQASFATVSQQLESVNQGLGQMKTVAQDVGTLNKVLSNTKTRGIMGELQLGQIIEDIMTDSQYEREFATVKGSSERVEYAIKLPGNHDGQYVYLPIDSKFPLEDYYRLEEAYESGDSQQIEAYRKSLLASLKRFAKDIQKKYLNPPETTNFGIMFLPTEGLYSEVVRNSAFFDGLRREENIVVAGPSTLSALLNSLSVGFKTLNIQKNADDISKILGNVKTEFTKFGGMLTKAQKQLNTASKTVDSLLTTRTNAIVRALDRVEAYQDSNTQSLLNIPQIEEGEDSHEN; this is encoded by the coding sequence ATGAGCCTCATTCTAATGCTTATTGGCCTAGCTAGCCTGGGTCTCTCCTTCTATCTTGTCATCAGGGTAGCCGATCTCCAGAGTCAGCTAAGGAAAGCCTTGGATGACAATGCTGACAATTTATCTGAGCAGGTTTCCTATCAGTTGGATTTGGCTAAGAAGGATCAGATTCTAGCCCTCAATCAAGAATTGGGTCAACAAAAGACAGAAACCTACCAGCAACTGGCTGACATCCGCGATGTCCTCCACAAGAATCTCAGTGATAATCGGGACCGCTCGGATCAGCGACTGGAGCTGATGAACCAGACTCTGACCAAGGCCGTCAAAGAGATGCAGGAATCCAACGAAAAACGGCTGGACCAAATGCGGCAGACCGTTGAAGAAAAGCTGGAACAAACTCTGCAAACTCGCCTGCAGGCCTCCTTTGCGACAGTCTCTCAACAATTGGAATCGGTTAACCAAGGCCTTGGACAAATGAAGACAGTTGCCCAAGATGTTGGCACCCTCAACAAGGTCCTCTCCAACACTAAGACCCGTGGAATTATGGGTGAATTGCAGCTGGGCCAAATCATCGAAGACATCATGACCGACAGCCAGTATGAGCGGGAATTTGCTACGGTTAAGGGCTCTAGTGAGCGGGTCGAGTATGCTATTAAACTCCCTGGCAACCACGATGGTCAATATGTCTATCTGCCCATAGACTCCAAGTTTCCCTTGGAAGATTACTATCGGTTGGAAGAGGCCTACGAATCTGGCGATAGCCAGCAGATTGAGGCCTATCGCAAGTCGCTTCTGGCCAGTCTCAAACGCTTTGCCAAGGATATCCAAAAGAAGTACCTCAATCCACCAGAAACCACCAATTTTGGCATCATGTTTTTGCCGACAGAAGGGCTCTACTCGGAAGTGGTCCGAAATTCGGCCTTCTTTGACGGCTTAAGACGGGAGGAAAATATTGTTGTAGCAGGCCCTTCAACCTTGTCAGCCTTGCTCAATTCTCTCTCGGTTGGCTTTAAGACGCTTAATATCCAAAAGAATGCAGACGATATTTCCAAAATTTTGGGCAATGTCAAAACTGAGTTTACTAAATTCGGTGGCATGCTGACCAAGGCTCAGAAGCAACTCAACACCGCTAGCAAGACCGTTGATAGCCTCCTGACAACTAGGACCAATGCCATCGTCAGAGCCCTAGATAGGGTTGAAGCTTATCAAGATTCTAACACGCAATCCCTACTCAATATCCCGCAAATAGAAGAAGGCGAGGACTCGCATGAAAATTAA
- a CDS encoding 3'-5' exoribonuclease YhaM family protein translates to MKINQMKKDELFEGFYLIKKAELRKTRAGKDYLAMTFQDDSGQISGNLWDAQPHNVQEFTAGKVVHMQGRREVYNGTPQVNQITLRNVKEGEPSDPADFREKSPVNITEIRDYLEGMMFKIENATWQRIVRTLYRKFDKAFFTYPAAKTNHHAFENGLAYHTATMVRLADSIGDIYPNLNKSLLFAGIMLHDLAKCIELSGVDGTEYTVRGNLIGHIALVNEEITKAIIELGIEDDREDVTILRHVVLSHHGQLEYGSPVRPQVMEAEIIHMIDNIDAEMMMMTTALAQVEEGEMTSRVFALENRSFYKPNL, encoded by the coding sequence ATGAAAATTAATCAAATGAAAAAAGATGAGCTTTTTGAAGGTTTCTACCTGATTAAAAAAGCTGAACTGAGAAAAACGCGGGCAGGCAAGGACTATCTAGCCATGACCTTCCAAGATGACTCAGGCCAGATTTCAGGTAACCTTTGGGACGCTCAGCCCCACAATGTCCAAGAATTCACTGCTGGTAAGGTTGTCCATATGCAAGGTCGGCGCGAGGTCTACAATGGTACTCCTCAGGTCAATCAAATCACCCTGCGTAATGTCAAAGAGGGTGAACCCAGCGATCCAGCCGATTTTCGGGAAAAATCTCCAGTCAATATCACCGAAATTCGTGACTACCTTGAAGGGATGATGTTCAAAATTGAAAATGCTACCTGGCAAAGGATTGTCCGCACCCTTTACCGTAAGTTTGATAAGGCCTTTTTTACCTATCCAGCCGCCAAGACCAACCATCATGCCTTTGAAAATGGGCTGGCCTACCACACGGCGACCATGGTTCGCCTAGCCGATAGTATTGGTGACATCTATCCCAATCTCAATAAAAGCCTCCTCTTTGCTGGCATTATGCTACATGATTTAGCCAAGTGTATCGAACTCTCTGGCGTTGATGGCACAGAGTACACTGTTCGTGGCAACCTTATCGGTCATATCGCTCTGGTCAATGAGGAAATCACCAAGGCCATCATTGAGTTAGGAATTGAGGATGACCGAGAAGATGTCACTATTCTTCGCCATGTGGTGCTCAGTCACCATGGCCAATTAGAATATGGCAGCCCTGTTCGCCCTCAAGTCATGGAGGCAGAAATCATTCACATGATTGATAATATTGATGCTGAAATGATGATGATGACAACGGCTCTGGCCCAGGTGGAGGAGGGTGAGATGACCAGTCGCGTCTTTGCCCTAGAAAATCGTTCTTTTTACAAGCCAAACTTATAA
- the purR gene encoding pur operon repressor yields MKLRRSERMVVISNYLINNPYSLTSLNTFAEKYQAAKSSISEDIAIIKRAFENSNIGHIETVTGASGGVIFTPSISQEEARGIVQELCQRLSESDRILPGGYIYLSDLLSTPSILQSVGRIIASAFAGQKVDAVMTVATKGVPLANAVANVLNVPFVIVRRDLKITEGSTVSVNYVSGSSDRIEKMFLSKRSLKPKSRVLIVDDFLKGGGTISGMISLLREFESDLVGVAVFAENSQKEREHLFDYKSLLTVSEIDVKNNLVKVELGNIFQ; encoded by the coding sequence ATGAAATTAAGAAGAAGTGAGCGGATGGTGGTTATCTCCAACTATCTGATTAACAATCCTTACAGCTTAACCAGTTTAAATACCTTTGCCGAAAAGTACCAAGCTGCTAAATCCTCAATTTCCGAGGACATTGCTATCATCAAGCGGGCCTTCGAAAATAGCAATATTGGCCATATTGAGACGGTAACAGGGGCTAGTGGCGGTGTTATTTTTACCCCTAGCATCTCTCAAGAGGAGGCTAGAGGTATTGTCCAAGAGCTCTGCCAACGTTTATCAGAGAGTGATCGGATTCTGCCAGGAGGCTATATCTATTTATCTGATCTTCTCAGCACGCCTAGCATTTTACAGAGTGTTGGTCGGATTATTGCTAGTGCCTTTGCTGGTCAAAAGGTTGATGCTGTCATGACGGTGGCCACCAAGGGTGTTCCTCTGGCCAATGCTGTCGCAAACGTCCTCAATGTTCCCTTCGTTATCGTAAGGCGGGATTTGAAGATTACCGAAGGATCAACAGTCTCTGTCAATTATGTCAGCGGTTCTAGTGATCGTATCGAGAAGATGTTTCTGTCCAAGCGTAGCCTCAAACCCAAGAGCCGTGTTTTAATTGTTGATGACTTCCTCAAGGGTGGTGGAACCATCAGTGGGATGATTAGTCTGCTCAGAGAGTTTGAAAGTGACTTGGTCGGTGTCGCTGTCTTTGCTGAGAACTCACAAAAGGAGCGCGAGCACCTCTTTGACTATAAGTCCCTCTTGACGGTTTCAGAGATTGATGTCAAAAACAACCTAGTCAAGGTAGAACTAGGAAATATTTTTCAATAG
- the rpsL gene encoding 30S ribosomal protein S12: MPTINQLVRKPRKSKVEKSDSPALNVGYNSHKKVPTNVSSPQKRGVATRVGTMTPKKPNSALRKFARVRLSNLIEVTAYIPGIGHNLQEHSVVLIRGGRVKDLPGVRYHIVRGALDTAGVADRKQGRSKYGAKRPKG, from the coding sequence ATGCCTACAATCAACCAATTGGTACGTAAACCGCGTAAATCTAAAGTTGAGAAATCTGACTCACCAGCACTTAACGTTGGTTACAACTCACACAAAAAAGTTCCAACAAACGTTTCTTCACCACAAAAACGTGGTGTTGCCACTCGTGTTGGTACTATGACACCTAAAAAACCTAACTCTGCCCTTCGTAAATTCGCTCGTGTACGTTTGAGCAACTTGATCGAAGTCACAGCTTATATCCCAGGTATCGGCCACAACTTGCAAGAACACAGTGTTGTGCTTATCCGTGGTGGACGTGTTAAAGACCTTCCAGGGGTTCGTTATCATATCGTCCGTGGTGCCCTTGATACTGCAGGTGTTGCCGACCGTAAACAAGGCCGTTCTAAATACGGTGCTAAACGTCCTAAAGGATAA
- the rpsG gene encoding 30S ribosomal protein S7 — MSRKNQAPKREVLPDPLYNSKLVTRLINRVMLDGKRGTAATIVYGAFDQIKDATSNDALEVFETAMENIMPVLEVRARRVGGSNYQVPVEVRPERRTTLGLRWLVNASRARGEHTMQDRLAKEILDASNNTGAAVKKREDTHRMAEANRAFAHFRW; from the coding sequence ATGAGTCGTAAAAATCAAGCGCCTAAGCGCGAAGTATTGCCAGATCCATTGTACAATTCAAAACTTGTAACACGTCTTATCAACCGTGTTATGCTTGACGGTAAACGTGGTACAGCTGCTACCATCGTTTACGGTGCCTTTGACCAAATCAAAGACGCAACTAGCAACGATGCTCTTGAAGTTTTTGAAACAGCGATGGAAAACATCATGCCTGTACTTGAAGTCCGTGCTCGCCGTGTCGGTGGGTCTAACTACCAAGTCCCAGTTGAAGTTCGTCCAGAACGCCGAACTACACTTGGCCTTCGTTGGTTGGTAAATGCTTCACGTGCCCGTGGTGAACATACTATGCAAGACCGTTTGGCAAAAGAAATTTTGGATGCCTCAAACAACACAGGTGCTGCTGTTAAGAAACGCGAAGATACTCACCGTATGGCAGAAGCCAACCGTGCCTTCGCACATTTCCGCTGGTAA
- the fusA gene encoding elongation factor G: protein MAREFSLEKTRNIGIMAHVDAGKTTTTERILYYTGRIHKIGETHEGASQMDWMEQEQERGITITSAATTAQWNGHRVNIIDTPGHVDFTIEVQRSLRVLDGAVTVLDAQSGVEPQTETVWRQATEYGVPRIVFANKMDKIGADFLYSVSTLHERLQANAHPIQLPIGAEDDFSGIIDLITMKAEVYTNDLGTDIFEEEIPAEYLEQAQEYREKLIEAVAETDEDLMMKYLEGEEITNDELKAAIRRATINVEFFPVLCGSAFKNKGVQMMLDAVIDYLPSPLDIPAIKGVNPDTDEEEERPASDEEPFAALAFKIMTDPFVGRLTFIRVYSGVMNSGSYVMNTTKGKRERIGRILQMHANSRKEIETVYSGDIAAAIGLKDTTTGDSLTDEKHKVILESIEVPEPVIQLMVEPKTKADQDKMAIGLQKLAEEDPTFRVETNPETGETVISGMGELHLDVLVDRLKREHKVEANVGAPQVSYRETFRASTQARGFFKRQSGGKGQFGDVWIEFTPNEEGKGFEFENAIVGGVVPREFIPAVEKGLEEAMANGVLAGYPLVDIKAKLYDGSYHDVDSSETAFKIAASLALKEAAKAAQPVILEPMMLVTITVPEENLGDVMGHVTARRGRVDGMEAHGNSQIVRAYVPLAEMFGYATVLRSSSQGRGTFMMVFDHYEDVPKSVQEEIIKKNSGQA, encoded by the coding sequence ATGGCTCGCGAATTTTCATTGGAAAAAACTCGTAACATCGGTATCATGGCTCACGTCGATGCCGGTAAAACAACTACTACAGAGCGTATTCTTTACTACACAGGTCGTATCCACAAAATTGGTGAAACTCACGAAGGGGCTTCACAAATGGACTGGATGGAACAAGAACAAGAACGTGGTATCACCATCACATCTGCGGCAACAACTGCCCAATGGAATGGTCACCGTGTTAACATCATTGACACCCCAGGACACGTGGACTTCACTATCGAAGTTCAACGTTCCCTTCGGGTTCTTGATGGTGCTGTAACCGTTTTGGATGCTCAATCAGGTGTTGAACCTCAAACGGAAACCGTTTGGCGTCAAGCTACTGAATACGGAGTTCCACGTATCGTATTTGCTAACAAGATGGATAAGATTGGTGCTGACTTCCTTTACTCAGTGTCAACCTTGCACGAACGTTTGCAAGCGAACGCTCACCCAATTCAATTGCCAATCGGTGCTGAAGATGACTTCTCAGGTATCATTGACTTGATTACCATGAAGGCTGAAGTTTACACCAATGACCTTGGTACAGATATTTTTGAAGAAGAAATTCCAGCTGAATATCTTGAACAAGCTCAAGAGTATCGGGAAAAACTGATTGAAGCCGTAGCTGAAACAGATGAAGACCTGATGATGAAATATCTTGAAGGTGAAGAAATTACTAACGACGAATTGAAGGCTGCTATCCGTCGTGCAACTATCAATGTTGAATTCTTCCCAGTTCTCTGTGGTTCTGCCTTCAAGAACAAGGGTGTTCAAATGATGCTTGATGCCGTTATTGACTATCTTCCAAGCCCACTTGACATCCCAGCCATCAAGGGTGTGAACCCAGATACAGACGAAGAAGAAGAACGTCCAGCATCTGATGAGGAACCATTCGCAGCTCTTGCCTTCAAGATCATGACTGACCCATTCGTTGGTCGTCTGACCTTCATCCGTGTATATTCAGGTGTCATGAACTCTGGTTCATACGTTATGAATACAACCAAGGGCAAACGGGAACGTATCGGACGTATCCTGCAAATGCACGCCAACAGCCGTAAGGAAATCGAAACGGTTTACTCTGGTGACATTGCTGCCGCTATTGGTTTGAAGGATACCACAACTGGTGACTCTTTGACAGATGAAAAACACAAGGTTATTCTTGAGTCCATCGAAGTTCCAGAACCCGTTATCCAACTTATGGTTGAACCTAAGACTAAGGCTGACCAAGACAAGATGGCTATCGGTCTGCAAAAGCTGGCTGAAGAAGACCCAACCTTCCGTGTTGAAACTAACCCTGAAACTGGTGAGACTGTTATCTCTGGTATGGGTGAGTTGCACTTGGATGTCCTTGTTGACCGTCTCAAACGTGAACACAAGGTTGAAGCAAACGTTGGTGCTCCTCAAGTATCCTACCGTGAAACCTTCCGTGCTTCTACCCAAGCTCGTGGTTTCTTCAAACGCCAATCTGGTGGTAAAGGTCAATTTGGTGATGTTTGGATTGAATTCACACCAAACGAAGAAGGTAAAGGCTTTGAATTTGAAAATGCCATCGTCGGTGGTGTTGTCCCACGTGAATTTATTCCTGCCGTAGAAAAAGGTTTGGAGGAAGCTATGGCTAATGGTGTCCTTGCTGGTTATCCATTGGTTGACATTAAGGCTAAACTTTACGATGGTTCTTACCACGATGTCGACTCATCTGAAACAGCCTTCAAGATTGCAGCTTCCCTAGCTCTTAAAGAAGCAGCTAAGGCAGCCCAACCTGTTATCCTTGAACCAATGATGTTGGTGACTATCACTGTTCCAGAAGAAAACCTTGGTGACGTTATGGGTCACGTAACAGCTCGTCGTGGACGTGTTGATGGTATGGAAGCTCATGGTAACAGCCAAATCGTTCGTGCCTACGTGCCACTTGCTGAAATGTTTGGTTATGCTACCGTCCTTCGTTCATCTTCTCAAGGTCGCGGTACCTTCATGATGGTATTTGACCACTACGAAGATGTACCAAAATCTGTTCAAGAAGAAATCATTAAGAAAAATTCAGGCCAAGCATAA
- the gap gene encoding type I glyceraldehyde-3-phosphate dehydrogenase codes for MVVKVGINGFGRIGRLAFRRIQNVEGVEVARINDLTDPAMLAHLLKYDTTQGRFNGTVEVKDGGFEVNGQFVKVSAERDPEQIDWANDGVEIVLEATGFFATKEAAEKHLHAGGAKKVVITAPGGSDVKTVVFNTNHDVLDGSETVISAGSCTTNCLAPMADALNKNFGVKAGTMTTIHGYTGDQMILDGPHRKGDFRRARAAAANIVPNSTGAAKAIGLVLPELNGKLQGHAQRVPVPTGSLTEFVSVLDKKVTADEVNAAMKAAATESYGYNTDPIVSSDIVGMSFGSLFDATQTEVTEAADGTQLVKTVSWYDNEMSYTSQLVRTLEYFAKIAK; via the coding sequence ATGGTAGTTAAAGTTGGTATTAACGGTTTCGGTCGTATCGGACGTCTTGCATTCCGTCGTATCCAAAACGTTGAAGGTGTTGAAGTTGCTCGTATCAACGACCTTACAGACCCAGCAATGCTTGCACACTTGTTGAAATACGATACTACTCAAGGTCGTTTCAACGGTACTGTTGAAGTCAAAGACGGTGGATTCGAAGTTAACGGCCAATTCGTTAAAGTTTCTGCTGAACGTGATCCAGAACAAATTGACTGGGCTAACGATGGCGTAGAAATCGTTCTTGAAGCAACTGGTTTCTTTGCTACTAAAGAAGCAGCTGAAAAGCACTTGCATGCTGGTGGTGCTAAGAAGGTTGTTATCACCGCTCCTGGTGGATCAGATGTTAAGACTGTTGTTTTCAACACTAACCATGACGTTCTTGACGGTTCTGAAACAGTTATCTCAGCTGGTTCATGTACTACAAACTGTTTGGCTCCAATGGCTGACGCTTTGAACAAGAACTTCGGTGTTAAAGCTGGTACAATGACAACTATCCACGGTTACACTGGTGACCAAATGATCCTTGACGGTCCACACCGTAAGGGTGACTTCCGTCGTGCACGTGCTGCTGCAGCAAACATTGTTCCTAACTCAACTGGTGCTGCTAAAGCTATCGGTCTTGTATTGCCAGAATTGAACGGTAAATTGCAAGGTCATGCTCAACGTGTTCCAGTTCCAACAGGTTCATTGACTGAATTCGTTTCAGTTCTTGACAAGAAGGTGACTGCTGACGAAGTTAACGCTGCTATGAAGGCTGCTGCAACTGAAAGCTACGGTTATAATACTGACCCAATCGTTTCTTCTGATATCGTTGGTATGTCATTTGGTTCATTGTTTGATGCAACTCAAACAGAAGTAACTGAAGCAGCAGATGGAACTCAATTGGTTAAAACAGTTTCATGGTACGATAACGAAATGTCTTACACTTCACAATTGGTTCGTACTCTTGAATACTTCGCAAAAATCGCTAAATAA